Proteins encoded within one genomic window of Paraglaciecola psychrophila 170:
- a CDS encoding DUF6491 family protein, with amino-acid sequence MKLFKYCLTIIGFLSLVSCTSLGVNLPSYDKLLKAQTEQDGRACVRQRNIRGYGMLDDNVISINVGGKHSYYLVTTLYQCNSLQTSFSAGFKGDFLELCGGGRDKILTSEESCPIKSIFEFESREEAFATFENVDKIRRDLREKAQEHGTSKNNDAAE; translated from the coding sequence ATGAAGTTATTTAAGTATTGTTTAACAATAATTGGATTTTTAAGTTTAGTTTCATGCACAAGTTTGGGCGTTAACTTACCCAGCTACGACAAGTTATTAAAAGCACAAACTGAACAAGACGGCAGAGCCTGTGTGCGCCAGCGAAATATTCGTGGCTATGGCATGCTCGACGATAATGTCATTAGTATTAATGTTGGCGGGAAACATTCTTATTACTTAGTCACCACTTTGTATCAATGCAATTCATTACAAACTAGTTTTTCTGCAGGCTTTAAGGGCGATTTCTTAGAGTTATGTGGTGGTGGTCGAGACAAAATATTGACTTCAGAAGAGTCTTGCCCCATAAAAAGTATTTTTGAATTTGAGTCACGTGAAGAGGCTTTTGCTACATTTGAAAACGTAGACAAAATTCGTCGAGATTTAAGAGAAAAAGCGCAAGAGCATGGGACTTCAAAAAATAATGACGCTGCTGAATAG
- a CDS encoding aminotransferase class V-fold PLP-dependent enzyme, which translates to MAQSEPVIPSFSGSYDLCLGGMTQDQVPLGEHMSPGGFHSFEHRWALPEAFKLHLQLGKANVQKRIHQLNEQTKQGLSKMPHATLYTPPGSALSSGLTCFDVKGMKAASVVEKMHQKGIIMSNTPYRVSYARFAPSLLNTEQEIELALSQIQAMA; encoded by the coding sequence TTGGCCCAAAGTGAGCCAGTGATCCCCAGTTTTAGTGGATCTTACGATTTGTGCCTGGGCGGTATGACTCAGGACCAAGTGCCATTAGGTGAACACATGAGTCCAGGAGGGTTTCACTCGTTTGAGCATCGCTGGGCATTGCCCGAAGCGTTCAAGTTGCATTTACAACTAGGCAAAGCGAATGTTCAAAAGCGAATACATCAATTGAATGAGCAGACCAAACAAGGTCTATCTAAGATGCCTCATGCCACTCTTTACACTCCGCCAGGCAGTGCTCTTTCTTCGGGATTGACTTGTTTTGACGTTAAAGGAATGAAGGCCGCTTCTGTAGTTGAAAAGATGCACCAAAAAGGCATTATTATGAGTAATACACCTTATCGAGTCAGTTATGCCAGATTTGCGCCTTCATTACTTAATACTGAACAGGAAATTGAACTGGCTTTATCACAAATACAGGCTATGGCATAG
- a CDS encoding extracellular solute-binding protein, which yields MYSHVVNSFPCILQRKIIFVAEEHVPYIGSELPRQGYVHQLVSEAFERVGYQLDVTYYPAARARMLASVGKVDGILPVYYSDNLLDTFLFSNPFPGDVIGLLKKKQNPANIVIQANKTLFENLQELSQYQFSLVRGSSAEQLLEQAHFLNKQYALNDLLNIDKLYASRMDFAVIDKLTAGDLIVSKRPHMIGQLEFIYPPLAAQQFHVAFNKNKPDALERVDLFNQGLSSLKADGRLDQILAYHGFYDTENGPINDTQKTNLVIGSVNNSDMLILQKLSAEFELLNPTIQLEWKVLEESTLRQRLLSDLAISAGQFDVMTIGSYEAPIWAENGWIIPVESLFNEYDTDDILANVKASVSIGDTLYALPFYAESSVMYYRSDLFKRAGIKMPDLPTYKQILEFAEKVHAPEEGIFGICLRGKGGWGANMTLITTMVNSYGGQWVDMQWRPQLTTKAWHDAITMYVKLVTQFGPPNSAENNYLENLTLFSQGKCGMWIDATAAASYLVNPLNSKISQQVKMTNAPIGQYKKGSQWLWTWSFAIPESSKHKDAALKFAAWATSKEYLKLVADRYGWLSIPSGTRKSIYQNTEYLAAAPFAPLVIDTINSIDPSNFTLKPIPYVGVQFIPIDEFSSIGDQVGHFIEQAIRKKITVDTALQQSQNLVEKQMRISGYYKGR from the coding sequence GTGTATTCTCATGTTGTTAATTCTTTCCCCTGTATCCTCCAAAGAAAAATTATATTTGTTGCTGAAGAGCATGTTCCTTACATTGGCAGTGAATTGCCAAGACAAGGGTATGTCCACCAGTTAGTATCAGAGGCATTTGAGCGAGTTGGTTACCAGCTTGATGTGACTTATTATCCAGCTGCTAGAGCACGAATGCTCGCCAGTGTAGGTAAAGTGGATGGTATTTTACCTGTGTATTATTCTGACAATTTATTAGATACCTTTTTGTTTTCAAACCCGTTTCCCGGTGATGTGATTGGTCTCCTAAAGAAAAAACAGAATCCAGCTAATATCGTTATTCAAGCTAATAAAACCTTATTTGAAAATTTGCAAGAGTTGAGCCAATATCAGTTTAGTTTAGTACGTGGAAGCTCAGCTGAGCAGCTGTTGGAACAAGCCCACTTTTTGAATAAACAGTACGCACTAAATGATTTACTTAACATTGACAAACTTTACGCAAGTCGTATGGATTTTGCTGTTATCGATAAATTAACGGCAGGTGATCTCATTGTTTCAAAACGGCCACACATGATTGGTCAGTTGGAATTTATTTATCCCCCCTTAGCGGCTCAACAATTTCATGTCGCTTTTAATAAAAACAAACCCGATGCACTAGAGCGAGTCGATTTATTTAATCAAGGGTTGTCGTCTTTGAAAGCAGATGGTCGTCTCGATCAAATTCTTGCCTATCACGGGTTCTATGACACTGAAAATGGGCCTATCAATGACACTCAAAAAACGAATTTAGTGATTGGAAGCGTCAATAATTCTGATATGTTGATATTACAAAAACTTTCTGCTGAATTTGAGTTGTTAAATCCCACAATTCAACTTGAATGGAAAGTGCTGGAAGAAAGCACCTTGCGCCAGCGATTGTTAAGCGATCTAGCGATTTCTGCGGGGCAGTTTGATGTGATGACTATAGGCTCTTATGAAGCACCAATTTGGGCTGAAAACGGTTGGATTATACCGGTAGAATCTTTATTCAATGAATATGATACAGATGATATTCTAGCCAACGTTAAGGCGTCCGTTTCGATAGGGGATACGCTTTATGCGCTTCCTTTTTATGCCGAAAGTTCGGTTATGTATTACCGCTCAGATCTATTTAAGCGAGCTGGGATTAAAATGCCAGACCTTCCCACTTATAAACAAATATTAGAGTTTGCTGAAAAAGTGCATGCCCCAGAAGAAGGTATATTTGGTATTTGTTTGCGGGGTAAAGGAGGCTGGGGGGCAAACATGACCCTAATTACAACAATGGTAAACAGCTATGGCGGACAGTGGGTTGATATGCAGTGGAGGCCACAATTAACCACTAAAGCCTGGCATGACGCTATTACTATGTATGTTAAATTAGTGACGCAATTCGGCCCACCCAATTCAGCCGAAAACAATTATCTGGAAAACCTAACGTTGTTCTCCCAGGGCAAATGTGGAATGTGGATTGATGCTACTGCCGCAGCGAGTTATTTAGTCAATCCATTAAACTCTAAAATTAGCCAACAGGTAAAAATGACCAATGCACCCATTGGTCAATATAAAAAGGGTTCACAATGGTTGTGGACTTGGTCATTCGCCATACCAGAATCATCTAAACATAAAGACGCAGCGCTTAAGTTTGCAGCATGGGCAACCTCTAAAGAATACCTTAAGCTTGTTGCTGACAGATATGGCTGGCTGTCGATACCATCAGGTACACGGAAATCGATATATCAAAATACAGAATATTTAGCTGCTGCACCATTTGCTCCTTTGGTTATTGATACCATAAATAGTATCGACCCTAGCAATTTCACCTTGAAACCCATACCTTATGTGGGTGTGCAATTTATCCCGATTGATGAGTTTTCCTCAATCGGTGATCAGGTGGGACATTTTATAGAACAGGCTATTAGAAAAAAAATCACTGTTGATACAGCACTACAACAGAGCCAAAATTTAGTAGAAAAACAAATGCGTATTTCAGGTTATTATAAAGGTCGATAG
- a CDS encoding spermidine synthase produces MIPWTHLDTVQIPNDGGELKLSQRGDEFSIKLSGKRGELMNSRVFNSEKVLSQLGCAHIKPHHDAHILVGGLGMGYTLAAALKAVNADSVVTVAELIPEVVKWNEGPLGHCAGMPLQDPRTKVHIGDVKELLISRQPRFDAILLDVDNGPKGLTHSDNDWIYSEDGLKDIYDTLNPNGMLAIWSAGPDYLFSVRLKKIGFRVDTRDVQARPGKGSKHTIFLAKKL; encoded by the coding sequence ATGATCCCATGGACCCATCTAGACACCGTACAAATCCCCAACGACGGCGGTGAGTTAAAACTTTCTCAACGCGGCGATGAATTTTCTATAAAGTTATCAGGCAAACGTGGCGAACTGATGAACAGCCGTGTCTTTAATTCAGAAAAAGTACTTTCGCAATTAGGTTGTGCTCATATTAAACCCCATCACGATGCGCACATTTTAGTCGGTGGTTTAGGCATGGGGTATACCTTAGCTGCAGCTCTAAAAGCAGTGAATGCTGACTCTGTGGTGACCGTTGCCGAATTGATACCTGAGGTAGTGAAATGGAATGAAGGCCCTTTAGGCCATTGTGCTGGCATGCCACTGCAAGACCCGAGAACTAAAGTACACATTGGCGATGTCAAAGAGTTATTAATCTCAAGACAACCTAGATTCGATGCCATTTTACTCGATGTTGATAACGGCCCCAAAGGACTTACTCACTCAGATAATGATTGGATTTATTCTGAAGACGGACTAAAAGACATATACGACACCCTTAATCCCAATGGCATGCTGGCCATATGGTCTGCAGGTCCCGACTACTTATTTAGCGTACGCCTAAAGAAAATAGGGTTTAGAGTGGATACACGTGATGTTCAGGCTCGTCCTGGGAAAGGCAGTAAACACACTATTTTTCTAGCCAAAAAACTTTAG
- a CDS encoding universal stress protein has translation MTKIITCVDGSAMTSAVTEAAVWASNKLSKPILFLHTLEKEQQHGADDYTGAIGLGARSALLEEMTKLDEQRSKVALQLGKKLLEYVTHQAEAAGVEEIESLQRHGDLVDSIDDIEGQTRLIVIGRSGKGHDGNFNALGSNIETLLRKAAHPVMVIPDTFKIPVSFMIAYDGRATAEKALQRVIDGGLLHGLHCHLVSVKNNESNQKDKLATAQQKLEEKGFNVTVSFIEGNIHESLMKYKETHNIGLVVMGAFGHSRLRQFFLGSNTLKMLERSKVPMVVLR, from the coding sequence ATGACAAAAATAATTACCTGCGTAGACGGCTCTGCCATGACTTCCGCTGTAACCGAAGCTGCGGTCTGGGCTTCAAACAAACTCAGTAAGCCGATTCTTTTTTTACATACATTAGAGAAAGAGCAGCAGCATGGTGCGGATGACTACACCGGGGCTATTGGCTTAGGTGCGCGTTCTGCCTTGTTAGAAGAAATGACCAAGTTAGATGAGCAGCGAAGTAAAGTTGCACTGCAGTTAGGTAAAAAGTTACTCGAATATGTTACTCACCAAGCAGAAGCAGCAGGTGTTGAGGAGATTGAATCATTACAAAGGCATGGCGACTTGGTCGATTCGATAGATGATATTGAAGGTCAAACCCGACTAATCGTCATTGGCCGCAGTGGCAAGGGGCATGATGGTAACTTCAATGCGTTGGGCTCTAATATAGAGACATTATTACGCAAGGCTGCTCATCCGGTGATGGTTATTCCGGATACATTTAAAATACCTGTCTCGTTTATGATTGCCTATGATGGAAGAGCAACCGCCGAAAAAGCGTTACAACGGGTTATCGACGGTGGATTATTGCATGGTTTGCACTGTCACCTTGTTTCTGTGAAAAATAACGAATCAAATCAGAAAGATAAGTTAGCAACAGCCCAACAAAAACTAGAAGAGAAAGGCTTCAATGTCACCGTATCTTTCATTGAAGGCAATATACATGAGTCGCTAATGAAATATAAAGAGACACATAACATAGGGCTTGTTGTGATGGGGGCTTTTGGACACTCCAGACTGAGACAATTCTTTTTAGGCAGTAACACCTTGAAAATGCTTGAGAGAAGCAAAGTACCGATGGTTGTATTAAGGTAA
- a CDS encoding type 2 periplasmic-binding domain-containing protein, whose translation MQKLVYLFSVTSVYFFITFSQLSYSEEINVGLEPFPPLINEDGSGLLVDMLNTLSAGKNLHFNFHIMTYGRAKKDLKSKQLKLIGLTPYKLETEDFYEYGVELSWQIDTQVVFFFFE comes from the coding sequence GTGCAAAAATTAGTTTACTTATTTTCAGTGACTAGCGTTTACTTCTTCATCACTTTTAGTCAACTGAGCTACTCGGAAGAAATAAATGTTGGCCTTGAGCCATTTCCGCCATTAATTAATGAAGATGGCAGCGGTCTATTAGTCGACATGCTTAATACATTATCGGCAGGTAAGAACTTGCACTTCAATTTTCACATCATGACGTATGGAAGGGCTAAAAAAGATTTAAAAAGTAAACAATTAAAACTTATTGGTCTAACACCTTATAAATTAGAAACGGAGGACTTTTATGAATACGGGGTCGAACTGAGTTGGCAGATTGATACCCAAGTTGTATTTTTTTTCTTTGAATGA
- a CDS encoding nitroreductase family protein, whose protein sequence is MGKYSGAFQSRRMTKGKGLYETLGIARGGMQAWGDAMIQNFMFFDASVVIFIFIHPRIMITALVDSVIMMQSLVLSAKNRGLGTCPQGSLGMWRSPLKEHFDIPKGYKLVCGLALDYPKEDEKVNQYRPRKTES, encoded by the coding sequence TTGGGTAAGTATTCAGGTGCTTTCCAATCCCGTAGAATGACTAAAGGCAAAGGCTTATATGAAACTCTTGGAATTGCTCGTGGTGGTATGCAAGCATGGGGTGATGCGATGATCCAAAATTTTATGTTTTTTGATGCTTCTGTCGTTATCTTTATTTTTATTCATCCGAGAATCATGATCACTGCATTGGTTGATTCAGTGATCATGATGCAATCTCTTGTGTTATCAGCTAAAAACCGAGGGTTAGGCACCTGCCCACAGGGATCATTAGGTATGTGGCGCTCTCCTTTAAAAGAGCATTTCGATATTCCCAAAGGATACAAATTAGTTTGTGGTCTGGCCCTGGATTACCCAAAAGAGGATGAAAAAGTGAATCAATACCGGCCCAGAAAAACTGAATCTTGA
- a CDS encoding MYG1 family protein, producing MNDKTIVTHNGNFHADDVFSVAALKSIFSSFTLIRTRDLEIIAKADIVIDVGGEYDPENGRFDHHQRGGAGERDNGIPYSSLGLIWQKYGLEICNGNQDVANALDAGLVSTIDAIDCGHVKGVSEGISLSQTISMFNPTWQEDSHFDTCFDEAVDFASRVLTRFIAAANGGISAKTIVATAIENAQDPRVIVLEKYTPWKRTVHALSDKALYMIYPSQTGQWRIQTVPVEPGSFEDRRPLPKEWAGLSDKALQDVTGIDDAMFCHNGLFIAGSESFESTMKMAAMALQE from the coding sequence ATGAATGATAAAACTATAGTAACTCACAACGGTAATTTTCATGCTGATGACGTTTTCAGTGTTGCTGCCCTTAAAAGCATTTTTTCTTCTTTTACACTCATTCGCACACGTGATTTAGAGATTATCGCTAAAGCCGATATTGTGATTGATGTAGGCGGCGAATACGACCCAGAAAACGGTCGCTTTGATCATCATCAACGCGGTGGTGCTGGAGAGCGCGACAATGGTATTCCCTACTCATCATTGGGTTTAATTTGGCAAAAGTATGGTCTAGAAATTTGCAATGGTAATCAAGACGTAGCCAATGCACTTGATGCAGGTCTAGTATCAACCATTGATGCCATTGATTGTGGTCATGTCAAAGGTGTGTCTGAAGGAATTAGTCTTAGCCAAACGATTTCAATGTTCAACCCAACTTGGCAAGAAGATAGTCATTTTGATACCTGCTTTGATGAAGCGGTTGATTTTGCATCCCGCGTCTTAACGCGTTTCATTGCTGCTGCTAATGGGGGCATTAGTGCAAAAACAATTGTAGCTACAGCGATTGAAAATGCACAAGATCCAAGAGTGATCGTACTAGAAAAATATACACCGTGGAAAAGAACGGTGCACGCCCTATCTGACAAGGCTTTATATATGATTTACCCATCGCAGACTGGCCAATGGAGAATTCAAACAGTACCTGTTGAACCAGGTTCATTCGAAGACAGGAGACCACTACCCAAAGAATGGGCTGGCCTATCCGATAAGGCGCTGCAAGATGTGACGGGGATTGATGACGCAATGTTTTGTCATAATGGCTTATTTATCGCCGGTTCAGAATCATTTGAAAGCACCATGAAAATGGCAGCAATGGCACTTCAAGAGTAG
- a CDS encoding DEAD/DEAH box helicase has protein sequence MSFSSLQLSEPILRALKDLGYTQPTPIQEQAIPVILSGKNLIAAAQTGTGKTASFVLPILQCLNNGHKLRGKRIRALILVPTRELAVQVEKSIAAYSQYVELSSMAMYGGVDSAKQTQRLVWGIDILVATPGRLLDLAQQRALHFDELEVLVLDEADRMLDMGFIGDINKIIERLPEQRQNLLFSATISNEVRALAKRSIYRPVEISIKQNKASTPKIEQWLVTVDKGNKSALLSHLIKEQEWDQALIFIETKQGAAKLVSQLEKRGIPVESIHGDRTQAVRERILSDFKSGQIKFLVATGVAARGLDIQNLSRVVNYDVPDQVEDYIHRIGRTGRAGATGEAISFVAKDNFRNLCAIESRLGHVITRKAFEGFEVKKTVPESILNYVPKNKRK, from the coding sequence ATGTCATTTTCATCATTACAGCTATCAGAACCCATTTTAAGAGCATTAAAAGATTTAGGTTATACACAACCGACACCGATTCAAGAACAAGCTATTCCGGTTATTTTATCGGGCAAAAACCTGATTGCCGCTGCGCAAACCGGCACCGGTAAAACGGCCAGTTTTGTATTACCTATTTTGCAATGTCTTAACAATGGCCACAAGCTACGTGGCAAAAGAATTCGTGCGCTTATCTTGGTCCCGACCAGAGAATTAGCAGTACAGGTTGAAAAGAGTATTGCAGCTTACAGTCAATATGTAGAGCTGAGTTCAATGGCCATGTACGGAGGGGTGGACTCAGCTAAACAAACACAACGTTTAGTTTGGGGCATCGATATACTGGTTGCGACGCCAGGTCGACTTTTAGACCTAGCACAGCAACGTGCTTTGCACTTCGATGAACTTGAAGTGTTAGTATTAGATGAAGCCGATAGGATGCTGGATATGGGCTTTATTGGTGATATTAATAAAATTATTGAACGATTACCTGAACAGCGTCAAAACTTGTTATTTTCTGCAACTATTTCTAATGAAGTACGTGCCCTAGCGAAACGTTCTATCTACAGACCAGTTGAAATATCGATTAAGCAAAATAAAGCATCTACACCTAAAATTGAGCAATGGTTAGTCACAGTTGATAAAGGCAATAAATCGGCATTATTAAGTCATCTGATTAAAGAACAAGAATGGGATCAAGCGCTAATTTTTATCGAAACCAAGCAAGGTGCAGCTAAGTTAGTCAGCCAATTAGAAAAACGTGGTATCCCGGTAGAAAGCATTCACGGTGACCGAACTCAAGCAGTACGCGAAAGAATTTTATCCGATTTTAAGTCGGGTCAAATTAAATTTTTAGTCGCAACAGGGGTAGCTGCCCGAGGTCTTGACATTCAAAATTTATCCCGTGTTGTCAATTATGATGTACCTGATCAAGTTGAAGATTATATTCATCGAATTGGTAGAACAGGCCGGGCTGGTGCAACAGGTGAAGCCATTTCATTTGTGGCTAAAGATAACTTTAGAAACCTGTGTGCCATCGAAAGCCGTCTTGGCCATGTCATTACCAGAAAAGCGTTTGAAGGCTTTGAGGTCAAGAAAACAGTGCCTGAGTCTATTCTAAATTATGTGCCTAAAAACAAACGAAAATAA
- a CDS encoding aminotransferase class V-fold PLP-dependent enzyme, with protein MFPLTRKYIQLSTFLLASHPKPVADAIEKYRRGFDENPSDYWHHHFQTIDAQICQSAAQYMGGKAESIALTDSTTMGLGMIYSGLKLEDGDEILQTVHNHYSTDMSLAHRANRTGAKVRRIALYENPAQVSEADVQKRLRAAITPDTRVVATTWVHSSTGVKLPVRAMADTITKLNKQRKANQQILFCVDGVHGFGIENQVVSQLGCDFFVAGTHKWIFGPRGTGVVWGNDRAWPKVSQ; from the coding sequence TTGTTTCCCCTAACTCGTAAATACATTCAGTTATCAACTTTTCTGCTGGCATCACACCCAAAGCCTGTCGCAGATGCCATTGAAAAGTACCGACGTGGGTTTGATGAAAACCCCTCTGATTATTGGCATCATCATTTTCAAACTATCGATGCTCAAATTTGTCAATCTGCAGCACAATACATGGGTGGAAAAGCTGAAAGTATCGCCCTGACAGATAGTACAACCATGGGGTTGGGAATGATTTATAGCGGGCTTAAACTTGAGGACGGTGATGAGATATTGCAAACTGTTCATAATCACTACTCCACTGATATGTCGTTGGCTCACAGGGCAAATAGGACGGGGGCCAAAGTAAGGCGTATTGCCCTTTATGAAAATCCTGCACAGGTCAGTGAGGCTGATGTCCAAAAGCGGTTACGTGCTGCAATTACTCCAGATACACGCGTCGTGGCCACTACGTGGGTGCACTCCTCAACCGGCGTAAAGCTTCCCGTAAGAGCAATGGCTGACACGATCACTAAACTCAATAAACAGCGAAAAGCTAATCAGCAGATATTATTTTGCGTTGATGGCGTGCACGGTTTTGGGATTGAAAACCAGGTTGTGAGTCAATTAGGTTGTGACTTCTTTGTCGCTGGCACTCACAAATGGATTTTTGGCCCAAGAGGCACTGGTGTCGTTTGGGGTAATGACCGTGCTTGGCCCAAAGTGAGCCAGTGA
- a CDS encoding alpha/beta hydrolase has protein sequence MYLVTNRVISNGSTIKVFGDTPSPQGPNELRIVEVNKEDNKWKVTPVKNELTDSQIEKLSKDNNLNIDTSLPWHGSLEVACKIFQKAKKENKAILFFVHGYNNDVDDVLKAASELEELYNLIVIPFTWPANGGGAISGTASYLSDKADARASSGAFNRFVAKIKFFHALLSNANLNEIKTKVEKKYEGKNNPMAAASLYSELVDKACKIKINLLCHSMGNYLLKHSLMTSDNATSELVFDNINLVAADTNNKNHANWIDTIDVRNRIHVVINENDSALKASRIKPGKEQKARLGHYLKSLDSEHAVYIDVTEADEVNSEHSYYKGSAVGKNASLRALFNDLFNGNSVEKRLTYFDANRYFKL, from the coding sequence ATGTATTTAGTGACCAATAGAGTTATTTCAAACGGCAGTACTATTAAAGTGTTTGGTGATACCCCAAGCCCACAAGGCCCTAACGAACTTAGAATTGTTGAAGTTAATAAAGAAGATAACAAATGGAAGGTTACTCCCGTAAAAAACGAGTTGACCGATTCACAAATTGAAAAACTATCTAAAGACAATAATCTCAACATAGATACTAGTCTCCCATGGCATGGCTCATTGGAGGTTGCCTGCAAAATATTCCAAAAAGCAAAAAAAGAAAACAAAGCCATTTTATTTTTTGTGCATGGATATAACAACGACGTTGATGATGTATTGAAGGCTGCGTCTGAATTAGAGGAATTATACAACCTAATTGTTATTCCATTCACTTGGCCTGCAAATGGTGGAGGAGCAATATCTGGCACTGCGTCTTACCTTAGTGACAAAGCGGACGCTAGAGCTTCATCGGGTGCTTTCAATCGATTTGTTGCAAAAATAAAGTTTTTCCATGCCTTGCTGTCTAATGCAAACTTAAATGAAATCAAAACTAAAGTAGAAAAAAAATATGAAGGTAAAAACAACCCGATGGCCGCGGCATCACTTTATAGCGAATTAGTAGACAAAGCTTGTAAGATAAAAATTAATTTACTGTGTCACAGCATGGGTAACTACCTGCTTAAGCATTCGCTAATGACGAGCGACAATGCAACTTCAGAATTGGTGTTTGATAATATTAATTTGGTTGCTGCCGACACCAATAATAAAAACCACGCCAACTGGATAGACACCATAGATGTTCGAAATCGTATTCATGTGGTCATTAACGAAAACGACTCAGCTTTAAAAGCATCTCGCATAAAACCTGGCAAAGAACAAAAAGCTCGTCTTGGTCATTATTTAAAAAGTCTAGACAGTGAACATGCAGTTTATATAGATGTTACCGAAGCGGACGAAGTGAATAGTGAACATAGCTATTACAAAGGCAGCGCTGTAGGTAAGAATGCCTCATTACGGGCGCTATTTAATGATTTATTTAATGGTAATAGTGTTGAGAAGCGACTCACTTATTTTGATGCCAATAGATACTTTAAACTTTAA
- a CDS encoding SDR family NAD(P)-dependent oxidoreductase, whose product MKTVVVTGGSSGIGLDIARAYTKQGANIILLARNQTRLDEAVSECKILLKSDKQQVLSFAVDVTDKAQLANAVTAIKNQMGAPDLLILSAGIVASERFIEQSDANFDAIMQTNVMGSRAVARAFLPDMMSRKSGQICFISSLGGIISTYGYSAYSASKFAVVGMAGCMRQEFAEYNIGISVVCPPEVDTPMVTKESEHILPQTRFIKDIGGTLQPKTVTKATLKGIAKNQFIIVPGVMAKLSYWQARVFPRTFAAFVQLLVRHASKHK is encoded by the coding sequence ATGAAAACCGTAGTGGTTACAGGTGGATCAAGCGGTATAGGTCTAGACATTGCTCGGGCTTATACAAAACAAGGTGCCAATATTATTTTATTGGCTAGAAATCAAACTCGCTTAGATGAGGCAGTAAGTGAATGCAAAATCTTGCTGAAATCTGACAAACAACAAGTGTTATCGTTTGCGGTTGATGTGACTGACAAAGCACAATTGGCCAATGCGGTAACTGCAATTAAAAACCAGATGGGCGCTCCAGATTTACTAATATTAAGTGCGGGGATTGTCGCAAGTGAACGCTTTATCGAACAAAGCGACGCAAATTTTGATGCCATTATGCAAACAAATGTAATGGGAAGCCGCGCTGTGGCTCGTGCTTTTTTACCTGATATGATGAGTCGAAAGTCCGGTCAAATTTGTTTTATCAGCTCACTAGGTGGCATTATTTCCACTTATGGATACAGCGCTTACAGTGCATCAAAATTTGCGGTCGTTGGCATGGCTGGTTGTATGCGTCAAGAATTCGCAGAGTATAACATCGGTATTAGTGTGGTTTGCCCACCAGAAGTCGACACACCAATGGTGACCAAAGAATCTGAACATATTTTACCGCAAACAAGGTTTATCAAAGATATAGGTGGTACTTTGCAACCTAAAACAGTAACCAAAGCTACGCTCAAAGGTATTGCCAAAAACCAATTTATTATTGTGCCAGGTGTAATGGCCAAGCTTTCATATTGGCAAGCTCGTGTGTTCCCCAGAACCTTTGCTGCCTTCGTCCAGCTTCTAGTCAGACACGCCAGCAAGCATAAATAA